One Brevibacillus choshinensis genomic window carries:
- a CDS encoding MOSC domain-containing protein, with translation MSRPFGEVVAVSISSTHTFSKQNADVIHLLAGLGVEGDAHLGATVKHRSRVAQDPTQPNLRQVHLIHAELFEELRDSGFEVAPGQIGENITTRCISLLSLPTGAILRIGESAVVEITGLRNPCPQLNRFQSGLMDALVDHDEQGNLIRKAGVMGIVLANGPVRPGDPIQVELPALPHRPLERV, from the coding sequence ATGTCCCGACCATTTGGAGAAGTAGTAGCGGTAAGCATCAGCAGCACGCACACGTTTAGCAAGCAGAATGCAGATGTCATTCACCTTTTGGCAGGACTGGGAGTAGAAGGAGACGCCCATCTGGGTGCCACTGTTAAGCACCGTTCACGCGTCGCGCAGGATCCCACCCAGCCCAATCTTCGTCAAGTTCATTTGATCCATGCCGAACTGTTTGAGGAATTGCGAGATTCAGGATTTGAGGTAGCTCCCGGTCAAATCGGGGAAAACATCACGACTCGCTGCATTTCGCTGCTTTCCTTGCCGACCGGAGCCATCCTCCGCATCGGAGAATCGGCAGTGGTAGAGATCACGGGACTGCGTAATCCCTGCCCTCAGCTGAACCGTTTTCAGAGTGGTCTGATGGATGCTTTGGTGGACCACGACGAGCAAGGCAATCTGATCCGAAAAGCAGGTGTCATGGGCATCGTGCTAGCAAATGGACCTGTACGTCCAGGAGATCCGATTCAGGTCGAGCTCCCCGCTCTGCCTCACCGCCCGCTTGAACGAGTCTAA
- a CDS encoding sugar phosphate isomerase/epimerase: MHSFMIGLYGGFDENKYERDFRRGFYGIEACLFETEEDIARLAFESKQRGFQIGIHFPFRKDGSRLRDALFLSQDNEVRDDAYASIERELQDLFEIQPAYILFHYPKPVILDDRVNWDSWKFADRREYVRESEYTLAELACKSERLFEWLSAKAREYGFTPVLEFDALNRYVYEENFLVSLLERYPLIKLCLDTARLHAQEKIDPHFDARRVLRTYAKYAKTVHLSNMRITDVFEYHHHPALPDCKPEDGWAPIEDYLQIIKRENQEVTIMFEHRSDWITDEELETCYEWIDQIMNGHTQKIPLPAAET, encoded by the coding sequence ATGCACTCATTCATGATCGGGCTCTATGGTGGTTTTGATGAGAATAAGTATGAGAGGGACTTCCGGAGAGGCTTCTATGGTATCGAAGCTTGTTTGTTCGAGACAGAGGAGGATATCGCGAGACTCGCTTTTGAGTCGAAACAGCGCGGCTTTCAGATCGGCATTCATTTTCCTTTTCGAAAAGATGGCTCTCGGCTGCGGGATGCCCTGTTTTTATCGCAGGACAACGAGGTCCGAGACGATGCGTATGCATCGATCGAACGTGAATTACAGGACCTCTTTGAGATTCAGCCGGCCTATATCTTGTTTCATTATCCGAAACCCGTCATTCTGGATGATCGGGTCAACTGGGACAGCTGGAAATTCGCAGATCGACGCGAGTATGTACGGGAGAGCGAATATACGCTGGCCGAGCTCGCCTGTAAGAGCGAACGGCTATTCGAATGGCTCAGTGCCAAGGCGAGAGAGTATGGCTTCACCCCGGTTCTGGAATTCGACGCGTTGAACCGCTACGTGTATGAGGAAAACTTCCTCGTGTCGCTGCTGGAAAGGTACCCCCTGATCAAGCTGTGCCTGGATACGGCAAGGCTCCACGCGCAAGAAAAGATTGATCCGCATTTTGATGCGAGAAGGGTACTCAGGACCTATGCTAAGTATGCGAAAACGGTGCACTTGTCAAACATGCGGATCACGGACGTGTTTGAATACCACCACCATCCTGCCTTGCCGGATTGCAAACCGGAAGATGGATGGGCCCCGATCGAAGACTATCTCCAGATCATCAAGAGGGAGAATCAAGAGGTAACGATCATGTTCGAGCATCGCTCCGACTGGATCACGGATGAGGAGCTGGAGACCTGCTACGAGTGGATCGATCAAATCATGAACGGCCACACCCAAAAAATTCCGCTGCCTGCAGCTGAAACCTGA
- a CDS encoding low temperature requirement protein A — MTRLTSGAVLLRSRGNSDSGKVSFIELFFDLIFVFAVTQLSHSFLENFTWEGAIHLVLLTMAIWWVWIFTAWVINWLNPETFRVRSMLIGLMLIGLIMSTSIPEAFEGSGLYFASAYALFQVGRTAFTVWVLRNGQAELRINFIRILCWLSLSGIFWVAGGTVHEQARLVLWCIALFIEYIAPSMGFWLPKIGRTPTKVWNVEGSHMAERCGLFIIIALGESILVTGATFSSLEWDVLTLSSFATAFLSTVAMWWIYFDATAKTGHHFIAHSADPGRVARSAYTYTHLLLVSGIILSAVGDELLLAHPVGHLDTKTAAVMLAGPALYLLGNMLFMRIAAGVVSTPYLAGIGVFIVLFPFATSMSPLLLSIIVTVALIVVSLWGSVFTERLCQTKQHRDHR; from the coding sequence ATGACCAGATTAACTTCAGGAGCAGTGTTACTTCGCAGTCGAGGGAACAGCGACTCGGGGAAAGTATCCTTCATTGAATTGTTTTTTGACTTGATCTTTGTCTTTGCGGTTACTCAGCTATCGCATTCCTTTCTGGAAAACTTTACGTGGGAAGGTGCAATCCATCTCGTGCTTCTGACGATGGCCATCTGGTGGGTTTGGATCTTTACTGCATGGGTGATCAACTGGTTGAATCCGGAAACTTTCCGCGTACGATCCATGCTCATTGGGCTCATGCTGATTGGACTGATCATGTCTACTTCTATTCCGGAAGCATTTGAGGGGTCGGGGCTTTATTTTGCGTCCGCCTACGCCTTGTTCCAGGTGGGTAGAACCGCTTTTACCGTCTGGGTGCTCCGCAATGGCCAGGCAGAGCTTCGAATCAACTTCATCCGCATTCTCTGTTGGCTGAGCTTGTCAGGGATATTCTGGGTTGCTGGCGGGACCGTACATGAGCAAGCTCGGTTGGTGCTATGGTGCATCGCGTTATTCATTGAATACATCGCCCCATCCATGGGCTTTTGGTTGCCCAAGATCGGCAGAACCCCAACCAAAGTCTGGAATGTGGAAGGGTCTCACATGGCGGAGCGATGCGGATTGTTCATTATTATCGCTCTTGGTGAATCGATTCTGGTGACAGGGGCGACCTTCTCTTCGCTAGAATGGGATGTCCTGACGCTAAGCTCGTTTGCTACCGCCTTCCTAAGCACAGTCGCCATGTGGTGGATTTATTTTGATGCAACAGCAAAAACGGGACATCATTTCATCGCTCATTCCGCTGACCCTGGCAGAGTGGCTCGTTCTGCCTATACCTATACTCATCTCCTCTTGGTGTCCGGCATCATTTTATCCGCTGTAGGAGACGAGCTGCTGCTCGCCCATCCAGTCGGTCACTTGGATACCAAAACCGCTGCAGTCATGCTGGCAGGTCCTGCCTTGTATTTGCTCGGTAATATGCTGTTCATGCGCATCGCAGCAGGTGTTGTCTCTACACCTTATTTGGCAGGAATAGGCGTATTCATTGTACTTTTTCCATTTGCAACCAGTATGTCTCCCCTCCTCTTGTCCATCATCGTAACGGTTGCGCTCATCGTCGTCTCGCTTTGGGGCTCCGTCTTCACCGAACGGCTATGCCAAACGAAGCAGCATCGAGATCACCGTTGA
- a CDS encoding DUF1444 family protein codes for MSENGKESVPKSLYGQERNVYPVLRHASMVKKYPERWVTRPHTADTAVLYALDVGEGYLLVERAMLEQAGWSDERLHQYAMSNLEQLPYTVKTQEVAGNRIHFISPTDGYAASRILLASLLQKMDQQKTGDQLGVAIPHQDVLIVAELVGDAGAHLLARLTYDFASKGQVPISPLPFFWEDDELTPFLVVSHGGDAQIQRKNEPK; via the coding sequence ATGAGTGAAAACGGAAAGGAATCTGTCCCAAAAAGCTTGTATGGACAGGAGCGAAATGTTTACCCCGTGCTGCGGCACGCGTCCATGGTAAAAAAATACCCGGAACGGTGGGTGACACGACCGCACACAGCCGATACCGCCGTTCTGTACGCGCTTGACGTCGGGGAAGGCTATCTCTTGGTTGAGCGAGCGATGCTGGAACAAGCGGGATGGAGCGACGAGCGGCTGCACCAGTATGCCATGAGCAATCTAGAGCAGCTGCCTTACACAGTCAAAACACAGGAAGTGGCCGGAAATCGCATTCATTTCATCAGTCCGACAGATGGATATGCGGCCAGCCGTATTTTGCTTGCGTCATTGCTGCAAAAAATGGATCAACAAAAAACGGGGGATCAGCTCGGAGTGGCGATTCCCCATCAAGATGTCCTCATTGTGGCAGAGCTTGTAGGCGATGCGGGGGCCCATCTTTTAGCCCGATTGACCTACGATTTCGCTTCCAAAGGGCAGGTACCGATTTCCCCGCTTCCGTTTTTCTGGGAGGATGACGAGCTGACTCCGTTTTTGGTAGTGTCTCACGGCGGCGATGCCCAGATTCAGCGTAAGAACGAGCCCAAGTAA
- a CDS encoding DUF3900 domain-containing protein — protein MNFTIDWLSFFLIEQPEEEDGNKKVKMTRYLSHDEYQKSELRDFLEGEFARIAKRKVEMNPKSEGTPTKLGQFILEPGHPLDSNPNYALLQRLMQAETAGECKDPCQELIQSYLRTSQVRGGVLIVVRSRLELLDERYVFILKCDFEQKTAVITDEKSLISNVQMAINAKNMKSLMYPYMIESGMNDPYHVKIHQFSHARYFEEFLRFIEYPQTITQIVSEEVISLARQHIEYTYPEETEERLREEEAIELMAASPKRELAEKWEHETVMEAMQIITDQQPEIELKFKLDHMQIRTLLADYGTSMHIAKVNGRYLVLLEGEQLQFERGMSPVEFVKPKALADLVREIEARSSYAVPEVAASRSTADEEERPPWE, from the coding sequence ATGAATTTTACCATTGATTGGCTATCCTTTTTCTTGATCGAACAGCCGGAAGAAGAGGATGGCAACAAAAAAGTAAAGATGACGCGCTACTTAAGCCATGATGAATATCAGAAAAGCGAGCTGCGAGATTTTCTGGAAGGGGAATTTGCCCGGATTGCCAAACGTAAAGTAGAGATGAATCCAAAGTCGGAAGGAACTCCGACGAAATTGGGGCAGTTCATTCTGGAGCCGGGTCATCCATTGGATTCAAATCCCAACTATGCTTTGCTTCAGCGGCTCATGCAGGCTGAGACGGCCGGGGAGTGCAAGGACCCGTGTCAGGAGTTGATTCAGTCCTACCTGCGCACCTCCCAAGTGCGTGGAGGCGTCCTGATTGTGGTGAGAAGCCGCCTAGAGCTGCTGGATGAACGCTACGTCTTTATCTTGAAGTGCGATTTCGAACAGAAAACAGCTGTCATCACAGATGAAAAGAGCCTGATTTCAAATGTGCAAATGGCCATCAATGCGAAAAATATGAAGTCGTTGATGTATCCGTACATGATCGAATCGGGGATGAACGACCCTTACCACGTGAAAATCCATCAATTTTCGCATGCGAGGTACTTTGAAGAGTTTTTGCGCTTTATTGAATATCCGCAAACGATCACGCAGATCGTCTCGGAGGAAGTCATCTCGCTGGCTAGACAGCATATCGAATACACGTATCCGGAAGAGACGGAGGAGCGCTTGCGGGAAGAGGAGGCCATCGAGCTGATGGCTGCCAGCCCCAAGCGGGAATTGGCTGAGAAGTGGGAGCATGAGACTGTGATGGAAGCCATGCAGATCATCACGGATCAGCAACCGGAAATAGAACTGAAATTCAAGCTGGACCATATGCAAATCCGAACGCTGCTGGCGGATTACGGGACAAGCATGCACATTGCCAAGGTAAATGGCCGGTACTTGGTTCTATTAGAAGGCGAACAGCTGCAGTTCGAACGTGGCATGTCACCCGTTGAATTCGTGAAGCCAAAAGCGCTCGCCGATTTGGTGAGAGAGATAGAAGCCCGCAGCAGCTACGCTGTTCCAGAAGTCGCAGCATCGAGAAGTACCGCGGATGAGGAAGAACGACCACCTTGGGAGTAA
- a CDS encoding serine/threonine protein kinase, producing MWNKIVTWWNDNVRDRPYAPGRQIRHYRIRKVLGMGSYGIAYLAIDLRNDAQVVLKQVKPSLRHSPKGEAMQAYEQKVLSALSHPQIPRWLDSFTYRRDSFLVMTFIEGPTLEEALFDHRITIDEREAARLMKKIAEIVAHLHEHHLIHRDVRIPNVIWHQDEPYLIDFGLARFIGDSPTYAADSLTAYHSEKQVKREVAPSSDLFALGHFFLFLLYSGYTPNEEDPERSWEQELSLTPAVRSMIRRLLQADAPYPAVEDFLDDLEQYLCETSQAPTQAGM from the coding sequence ATGTGGAACAAAATCGTTACCTGGTGGAATGACAATGTACGGGACCGCCCTTATGCACCCGGACGTCAGATCCGCCACTACCGCATTCGAAAAGTGCTCGGGATGGGTAGCTACGGCATCGCATATCTCGCGATTGACCTGCGTAATGATGCTCAGGTTGTGCTCAAGCAGGTAAAGCCCAGTCTTCGTCATTCTCCCAAAGGTGAAGCGATGCAGGCCTACGAGCAAAAGGTGCTTTCTGCGCTTTCGCACCCCCAAATTCCGAGGTGGCTGGATTCGTTTACGTATCGACGGGATTCGTTTCTCGTCATGACTTTTATAGAGGGTCCGACACTGGAGGAGGCACTCTTTGACCATAGGATCACCATCGATGAGAGAGAGGCTGCCCGGCTGATGAAAAAGATCGCGGAGATCGTCGCTCATCTCCATGAGCACCACCTGATCCATCGCGATGTGCGTATTCCCAATGTCATTTGGCACCAGGACGAGCCTTATTTGATTGACTTTGGTCTCGCACGATTTATCGGGGACAGCCCTACCTATGCGGCAGATTCACTGACTGCCTACCACTCCGAGAAACAGGTAAAGCGTGAGGTGGCCCCCTCCAGTGATTTATTTGCCCTCGGTCACTTTTTCTTGTTTCTGCTTTATTCCGGATACACGCCAAACGAAGAGGATCCGGAGCGCAGCTGGGAGCAGGAGCTTTCTCTAACTCCCGCCGTTCGCAGCATGATCAGACGCTTGCTGCAGGCAGATGCCCCATACCCTGCTGTCGAGGATTTTCTTGACGATCTTGAACAGTATTTGTGCGAAACCAGCCAAGCCCCCACTCAGGCAGGCATGTAA